The region GGATCGTTTACTTCGGTACGCGATGTGCACACCCAAGCGATCTTTAAACTACGAGGCAAGCCTTGGAATAGTTACGGTGCGCCCCAAAGTGCAATTTATCGCAATGAAGAGCTCTATAATATGATGATGGCCTTGGGTATTGAAAATAGCGCCGAAGAGCTACGCTATGGGCGTATCATCTTGGCAACGGACGCTGATTTTGATGGTTTTCATATCCGTAATTTACTGTTAACGTTTTTTCTTCACTACTTTGAGGAGTTGGTGGTAGCTGGCAAGATTTTTATTTTAGAGACGCCTCTCTTTCGCATTAAGAAAGGGAAAGAGGCGCACTATTGCTACAGTGAGAGTGAGCGAGATGCTTTGCTCAAAAAATTAGGTAAAGGTGTATTGGTTACGCGCTTTAAGGGGCTGGGTGAGATTAGTCCTAACGAATTTGGGCAGTTTATTGGTGAACAAATTCGCCTTACCCCAGTGATGATTGATAGCTTAAAGCAAAACAAAGAGATTCTTACCTTTTATATGGGGCAAAATACCCCGCATCGGCGAGACTATATTATGCAACATTTGATTGATGATATTGTATAAAAGTTAATTTTCGTATAATATTTTAATATTTAGTACTAAGGGGAGATAGATATATGTCAATAAGAAAGAGTTATACGTTTACCAGCGAGAGTGTGGGTGAGGGGCATCCCGATAAAATTTGCGATCAGATTTCAGATGCTATCCTAGATGAGGCGCTTCGTGCTGATCCTGAGAGTCGGGTGGCTTGCGAGGTGTATGCTAGCACGGGCATGGTGATTGTGGGTGGCGAAATTACTACCGATTGTTACATCGATGTGGTGCAGAGCGCGCGCGATGTCTTAAAAAATATCGGTTATGATCATAGTGAATATGGCATTAATTATAAAGATTGTGCGGTTTTATCGGTGATTAAACCACAATCACCAGACATTGCTATGGGGGTAGACGCATCGGCACAGAAAGAGCAGGGGGCAGGCGATCAGGGCATTATGTTTGGCTATGCATGTTCGGATACGCCAAATTATATGCCCGCAACATTGGAGTATGCGCATGCGATTGTCCGTGAGGCAGCTCGGGTACGCAAGAGTGGCGTGGTCGATTTTCTGCGCCCTGATTGTAAGGCGCAGGTGAGCATGGTTTACGAGAACGGTATGCCTAAATATATCGATACGGTGGTGCTTAGTCATCAACACGGCGAGCAGGTGGATAATGCCACACTACGTAAATTCCTACAAGAGGAGGTCATTGCTAAGGCGATTCCTTCTCACTTTTTAGACGAAAAGACGACCTATCATATCAACCCGACTGGACGATTTATCATGGGTGGTCCTCAAGCGGATGTTGGTTTAACGGGACGTAAAATTATTGTCGATACTTACGGCGGAGCGGCTGCGCATGGTGGTGGTGCGTTTAGTGGGAAAGATCCTTCTAAGGTTGACCGATCGGCTGCCTATATGGCGCGTTATATTGCCAAGAATTTAGTGGCCGCTGGGGTTGCTCCAAAGATTCAAGTGGAGTTGGCGTATGCTATTGGCGTTGCCGAACCGGTGAGCATCTTTGTGGAGACTTACGATAATAGCACGGTGGACGGTGCTAAGCTTGAGGCGATGGTGCGTGAAATTTTTGCGCTCAAACCTGCGGATATTGTACGTTCGCTCGATTTAAAACGCCCTGTTTTTCTTCCTACGGCAAGTTATGGGCACTTTGGGCGCGCTGAATTTAGTTGGGAGCAACTGGATAAAGTCGCTGACATCAAGAGCTATTTAGGCTGGTAACCCTTGAAGCAGAAGAGACGTATAGGTCGTATGGTGAGCGTGATGGTTTGGCTTGGGTTTTTTTATCTAGTTGGAATTTTTTCTTTGGCGTCGATCTATATTGTTACTGTATCACAGGTTAGACAGCACATTGCCCATGCCGATGTTATTTTGGTGTTGGGCTGTGCTGCGCCTAATGGGCAGGTTAGTGGGATGTTGCGCGAGCGTCTTAATGAGGCGCTATTGCTTTACTATCAAGGTTATGCGCCCTATATTCTGGTGAGTGGTGGAGTTGGGCCAGGCGAGGCGGTGAGTGAAGCGCGCGTGATGCAACGATATTTATTAGCGCACGGGGTGCCATTAGAGCATATCCTCATTGAGAATCGATCGCGACGTACTTGGGAAAATCTTTCGTTTAGTAAGCAAATTATTGATAGATACAACTTTAGAGATGTCATTATTGTTACCTCAAGTTTTCACCTAGCCCGTTCGATATCTACGGCAGAACAACTTGGTTATGAGCAAGTCTACTTTTCTGGTGCGACATCTAGTGCTAAGGGTTGGCAATTCCTCTTCAATTATTTGCGCGAAATCCCAGGATTACTCTATTATTTGGTTGCACCTCGCTATTTAGAACAGAATACGCAAACACGTATGCTTGCCCGAGAAGTTCCTTATATCCCCCAACATATTTACCTTTAAGGTATTAATTAGTTAAGTAAATTAATGAAAATGTTCGAGAGCTTCGGCTACTAGATAAAAAGAGCCCGTAATCAAGAGCGCTTGCTCTTTTTTGAGGGGTAACGTCTCTAAGAGAGTTTTTAAATCGGGATGGTAAGAGCTGTTAGCTTGAGGATATTGTTGGCTTAACAATTCCATCTGTTGATGAATGCCCTTGGGCGCAACAAAATAAATTTTATCAAAATAGTAAAATGATTCTGATATAGAGATAAAATCTTTGTCGACAGCACAGCCAAAAATTAAGATCTTCTCTTGCGTAGGAAATTCTTGATAAAATGTCTGCACTAAAGCGCAAAAACTGCTGGGGGTGTGGCTTGCGTCTAGCACGATATTTGCTTTTATTTTTTGGTAGCGTGCGGGCAGTTGATGGCTAAGAATACTCTCTTGCCAAACTGGTATAATATCATGTTCAGGAAAGAGATAATCGACGACGGCAAGCGCCAAGAGTGCATTTTCTGCAAGCACCTTCATCGGGGTGGGGAATTGTACGATAAATGATCTCTCTTTGTAGATGATCTCTTGTTGAAAAGGAGAACGCGCGCGCTCCTTGATAGCGGCAAAGAGCGCGTTAAAGTGGAAGTAGGGTGCGCCTAGTTTTTGCGCGGATTCTTCTAAACATTGTGCTACTTGAGGAGCTTGTTTGGCGATAAAGAGCGGAGTCTTTGGCTTGATGATGCCAGCCTTTTCTTGAGTGATGGCTAAGAGCGTATCACCTAAAATGGCGGTGTGCTCGCGCTCGATTGGCGTGATAACGGTAATATCGCTTGCACAGAGATTGGTCGCATCTAATCGGCCACCCAATCCGGTTTCTAGGATTAAAAAATCGATGGGTAGGCTATCGGCAAGAAAAAAGAGCATCGCCGTCATTGCATCGAAGAAGGGCAGGGTAATATGATATGCGTCTTCTTGGTGTTGTAACCAACGAAGCGCGCGATGCAATTGTTCGGTAGAAATACGCGTGAGATTGAGTAAAAAGCGCTCTTTTATATCGATAAGATGAGGCGAGGTGAAGAGTAGCGTCCGATAGCCGAGGCTATATAACGTCGCAGTGATTGCATGTGCCGTGCTCCCTTTCCCTTTACTTCCAGCAAGATGGATGGTTTTATAGCGTGGTTTTTGAATGTTTATATCCTGTAAAATGGTGAGAATATCTGAAAATCGCGCCTCTTCTTTACGAATATGGATAGGATTTCGGCGAGTTAGTAATTGCTCTAAATAGCTTTGCATAGGCTCATTTTAGCAGATATAGGGGAAAGATATCAAGCTCAGCATGTGCTCATTCCTTCTATTTTGTTGTGAGGAGGGAGCGCTCGACGACATCTAGGTGCGTGATGGCGTTAATGTGGAAGATGATTTTAGCTTTATGTCGATAGTCATAGGCTTTGATTTGTTGCGTTGCTTTCTTGTCAAAGTGAAGGGGCATGAGGTAATGTTCGACAATTTCCCCGTTGTTGTTGATTTGTAAGAGCAGGTCGCGCTCCTCTTTAATGGCTAGCTCGACAAGGCGAACTTTCGCGTGGTAGTCGATGCCCGATGCCTGTTGACGAAATGTTGAGAGGCGCATAAGTTGTTCTGCACTAATAATTAATTTTCGTTCGATATAAAGCTGTTGGATAGGATTATCTGCATGGTGTACGGGGATATTAATAGAATCTTTTTTATTTTTAGATTTAGATATAGGCTCTACTCTCTGGGGTAGGTCAGAGGTGTGGCTGATAAGCGATTTTAAGAGATGGGTTGGCAAGATGGATTGCTCCGCTGGTGCTGGTGTTTGGATGATGTGAGGGTGCGTTTCGCCTTGAATGAGGGTGGGCTTGGGTAGTCCTAAGGTGTGGATGAAGTGGTAAA is a window of Entomospira culicis DNA encoding:
- a CDS encoding bifunctional folylpolyglutamate synthase/dihydrofolate synthase produces the protein MQSYLEQLLTRRNPIHIRKEEARFSDILTILQDINIQKPRYKTIHLAGSKGKGSTAHAITATLYSLGYRTLLFTSPHLIDIKERFLLNLTRISTEQLHRALRWLQHQEDAYHITLPFFDAMTAMLFFLADSLPIDFLILETGLGGRLDATNLCASDITVITPIEREHTAILGDTLLAITQEKAGIIKPKTPLFIAKQAPQVAQCLEESAQKLGAPYFHFNALFAAIKERARSPFQQEIIYKERSFIVQFPTPMKVLAENALLALAVVDYLFPEHDIIPVWQESILSHQLPARYQKIKANIVLDASHTPSSFCALVQTFYQEFPTQEKILIFGCAVDKDFISISESFYYFDKIYFVAPKGIHQQMELLSQQYPQANSSYHPDLKTLLETLPLKKEQALLITGSFYLVAEALEHFH
- a CDS encoding YdcF family protein, translated to MKQKRRIGRMVSVMVWLGFFYLVGIFSLASIYIVTVSQVRQHIAHADVILVLGCAAPNGQVSGMLRERLNEALLLYYQGYAPYILVSGGVGPGEAVSEARVMQRYLLAHGVPLEHILIENRSRRTWENLSFSKQIIDRYNFRDVIIVTSSFHLARSISTAEQLGYEQVYFSGATSSAKGWQFLFNYLREIPGLLYYLVAPRYLEQNTQTRMLAREVPYIPQHIYL
- the metK gene encoding methionine adenosyltransferase, with translation MSIRKSYTFTSESVGEGHPDKICDQISDAILDEALRADPESRVACEVYASTGMVIVGGEITTDCYIDVVQSARDVLKNIGYDHSEYGINYKDCAVLSVIKPQSPDIAMGVDASAQKEQGAGDQGIMFGYACSDTPNYMPATLEYAHAIVREAARVRKSGVVDFLRPDCKAQVSMVYENGMPKYIDTVVLSHQHGEQVDNATLRKFLQEEVIAKAIPSHFLDEKTTYHINPTGRFIMGGPQADVGLTGRKIIVDTYGGAAAHGGGAFSGKDPSKVDRSAAYMARYIAKNLVAAGVAPKIQVELAYAIGVAEPVSIFVETYDNSTVDGAKLEAMVREIFALKPADIVRSLDLKRPVFLPTASYGHFGRAEFSWEQLDKVADIKSYLGW